The following is a genomic window from Apis cerana isolate GH-2021 linkage group LG6, AcerK_1.0, whole genome shotgun sequence.
atACACGTTTtagtacaaattttataaattatattatttataacaataatttttaataataatatattaatattatattaaaaatttattcattttatttatttttttaattacaatatttaaatgtaatttaaagatatattggctatttattaaaatgtatataatatatgtataaaatgtatataaattttatatataaaaaattttaaaaaatatataaataaatgaaatttaataaaaaattattgtttatgtttattattttatgttttacaaatttgaaatttttatatcaatttataaattaaataatttttttattagacaaatatcaaatgaaaatatatattgctaaataattaaagaattaataaatttacaaattattttatatatatatctgttaattttatatttttttaatataaaaatcatatatgtgtaaaaaaaaataacaaatagaaCAATGATCTTTTAAAGTCTTTGATCAAATATTCTCTCAAATTTGATATatgtcgataaaaattttattggattatattttgttacaagGGGGACATATATGAGTCACCAATCAGAATGCATAATCCAAATATGGAAGAAACAGTCATGCATTGCAACtgcataaaattcatttctgcGTAAAACTCATACTTATTTTTCCAACTTtgctcaaatatattttaattaaaaattaattttatttatttttaatataatatacaaaagtaaaaaaatatattgtcattaatatcaataaaataagtaattatattattaatatgggACTATATTTTCCGTATAAGGACTGTGTTGAATCGTCATGAGTTCTGCGGTCAAAAAAAGACCAATCACGAAAAGGAATGAGGCCATCAACAACCAATCAGTGTACGCTGATGAAGTTGCCTACCGAGGGTATAAATAGCCGTTATAATGGCCGACGATGCATTCGTTTGACGATTTTCGGACGAAGGTGTCGTAGTTGTTAGCGAAAGCTCCATTACTTGCTTTAGCCAACTATCTATCATCCTACGTCCactttttttacttcttttttaagaattttgaaagttttctttacattacaaaatggtaagttttatttttttggtattttaaaaatatttaaagaaaattagaagacTCCTTACTAAGAAGAAGACAGCCATTTTGTAACGGTTAAATGCCGGCCGGCTTCCGGTTTTAtactgaaataatatatttttaatatttttttattttaattatttttttgcatgatatattttaaatattgattaaattttgatattttatttaaaatattcttttaatttaatttaatttttttttcttaataattgtacaatttatggtaattcatttttaatatctgaaCAATTTGAGTTCGTTaaactttgaattataatattttttcatttaaaaaattaaatatttttaaatatgaaaattattaaatatagaatatttaatatttaatattttctttatttaattaaaaatttattatgattaatatattttatatttttattttagcgtGAATGTATCTCAGTTCATGTTGGACAAGCCGGTGTCCAAATTGGTAATGCGTGTTGGGAATTATATTGTCTAGAACATGGCATCCAACCTGATGGACAAATGCCATCTGATAAAACTATTGGCGGGGGAGATGATAGTTTCAATACGTTTTTTAGTGAAACTGGTGCAGGAAAACACGTACCTAGAGCAGTTTTCATTGATTTGGAACCCACAGTAGttggttaatattttttaattttattgaatttatattttaaaatttatataaatctatcattaaatcaattttaattttttagatgaaGTACGTACTGGTACTTATCGTCAACTGTTTCATCCAGAACAATTGATTACTGGTAAAGAAGATGCAGCTAACAACTATGCCCGTGGTCATTATACAATTGGGAAAGAAATTGTAGATCTTGTATTAGATAGAATACGTAAATTGGCTGACCAGTGTACTGGTCTTCAAGGTTTCCTCATCTTCCATTCTTTTGGAGGTGGTACTGGTTCTGGTTTCACTTCTCTTTTGATGGAACGTCTTTCTGTAGACTATGGCAAGAAATCAAAGTTGGAATTTGCTATTTATCCTGCTCCACAAGTTTCTACTGCAGTTGTTGAACCATATAATTCAATTCTCACCACACATACCACTCTTGAACATTCCGATTGCGCATTTATGGTTGACAATGAAGCCATCTATGATATTTGTCGCCGTAATTTAGACATCGAAAGACCTACTTATACTAATTTAAATCGACTAATTGGCCAAATTGTATCCTCCATTACAGCTTCTTTGCGATTTGACGGTGCATTGAATGTTGATTTGACTGAATTCCAGACAAACTTAGTACCTTATCCCAGAATTCATTTCCCTTTGGTAACTTATGCACCTGTTATTTCTGCAGAGAAGGCATATCATGAACAACTCTCTGTATCAGAGATTACGAATGCGTGTTTTGAACCAGCAAACCAAATGGTGAAATGTGATCCTCGTCATGGAAAATACATGGCCTGCTGCATGTTGTATAGAGGTGATGTTGTACCCAAAGATGTAAATGCAGCAATTGCTACTATAAAAACAAAACGTACCATTCAATTTGTTGATTGGTGCCCAACTGGATTTAAAGTTGGTATTAATTACCAGCCTCCAACCGTGGTACCTGGTGGTGATCTTGCTAAGGTACAACGTGCTGTTTGCATGTTGTCAAACACAACCGCTATTGCGGAAGCTTGGGCTCGTCTTGATCATAAGTTCGATTTGATGTATGCCAAACGTGCATTTGTCCATTGGTATGTTGGTGAAGGTATGGAAGAAGGTGAATTTTCTGAAGCACGTGAAGATCTTGCAGCTCTTGAAAAAGATTATGAAGAAGTCGGTATGGATTCTGCTGAAGGTGAAGGAGAAGGTGCCGAAGAATACTAAATAATTCGAGTATTATGActgttttgatatatatttttttttttttttggtaataaAGAGACAGATTGTCATGAGCAACAATAAGtccttattttcaaaaaacctGAAccttttatattgaataattttctttttattaatatgtttatattatttataatgaatataattttactcacaagagtataaaatattatagtatacatatttatattttatacaaaatttttataagattatgaggaatttccattttacttaatatttatataattattgtatgtaatacaataaaaatatactatattatatactatatatcaGAAGTgggcattaattaatttttttgtaattgattatttaatgtaatcataataattgtaattattaatcagtcaatcataattgaaataaattaacaatcatGATTaccttttgtaattattaatcagtaatttttaaatcatttaatgatTATCGATATCATTAGCGATActtcaaagattttaattatgatatttcaacaaatttatgTACTTCCaagacaattaaaaatatcacatttCATGTGTACATAAATTGATATCAAAGTAcaacaatgaaatttaaagattttaaacaaatattcttcaataaaaaaatttttattttatataatatactactGCTATCTTCAAGTCTTGTTGAGAGATTATTTTCATactaaaaacattaattatcagataaaatgtttgaaatgcgaattatattaaaagcaaattataccaaaaatagataatttattctaagcattttctatgtaaaaaatatatatatttttaaaaaaatattcacagtGTTATTATTACAGCAAAAGtacaaattaaatcataactaaaaatgtaatcatttcataattaattaataaagcaaTCACGAACATCGATTATAACAACTTCGTATTCCTTTCTTattcattaatcaataattactgattatttaataatcagtaatcacgattaataattggatttcatattaattgtaattttcaattattaatcggATTACGTCTTACTTTACTACTAACTCTgctatatacatttattatatgtttctttGTACatgaatacttttataaataagaattaaataaacgtagttttaattaacatattttatgtgTTGTTTGAATCttcgaaattcattatatattcaccaaaaaaaaaaagtaacaggTAACGGTTACTATTTTTTGAacgtgataatattttattttatttttatgctacAATGTCTTCGAAGAAGTCTTCATCttctaattcataaattgGATAAGGtggaaaattatgaatatctgCATTATCATCTTGAATTAGCATtccataatataacatattatagcACTTAGAATTCATATcttgaaaatgtttatatgGCTTTTTACGATCAAGAATAGTACTACATAACCAACAGAAGAATGTATTGCATCGCCAACACACCATTTTATTACAGCCATCTGATTTCtgcaaaataattgtattaaagaatatacattataataatatatgctagtgtattatacataaatatacttatatgtatatctatatataataatctatatataatatataaaaatatatatatatacacaaatacatatatacacaaatttaAATACCTCAATGGCAGCTTGGCATTTAGGACATTTCTGACTATTACttttaatccaattttcaGACATGGCATTTTCTACCAAAGTTTGAAGTTGTTTTTTTCCATAACGTTGTTCCATTTGTAATTTCTTATCATCGGAAGCTTCTTGATATTCAGCTATCACTTTATGTATTTCAGCTGTAACAAGGAAAAATTAtgacattaatttatagattttaaataaatgttaaataaaatatcgcaaataatattttaataatattaaaaattaatttaaattaataagatatataccAGAATAAACTTTGCATGGTTCTATACCATGATATACCATTTTGCAATAAACACAAAATGCATATTGACAAATTGGACAATTTGCCATTTGTTCATTTGGTTCGCGACTAACTGGATATTGACAGCTACGTCTTGGACAATATACTATATCACCCATAGTATCTAATGTGGCATTTAGTAATATAGAatcatattttgcaaataattctgAACTTACTAAgtcttttatctataaatatatcaataagattttgattatattaaataataaatttatttttttaaaaaaattattattatttttaaaagaaaacaaatagaaatatttaccaGAGCAGGAGTTGCTTCAGAGGTACATTTTTCTTCtggacaataaatattttgcacaTTTCCATCCTTAATTCTTACTTCTAAATAACCAGTTATGCAATCTTTGCAAAATATATGACCACAAGGTAAAAATTGTGTACAATGTTCTCCTATTTTGTCCACAAAACAAATCTTACaagtatagaaattttttttgaattcgatTTGATTACGCTTctcattataatcaattaatgcTTGTATAGGGTTTCTTCCAATAGGAAAATCTAAAATAGctcttttatcataatattttcttatcatttttttatttaaatgcttGGTAGTAACTTCTTTCATTGTTCTATTTTTTGCATCTTCAATATTACATTCTTTATCtacattatctattttatttttatgaatattatgtgCTATTTCTAAAGCTTCTTTATAATGTGTGTAAGCACAACTCATATTAAGATTGTCttgtatatttaagaattctaAAGTTTCTTGTAAAAAAGCTACccatgtaaataatatttcttgtccTTTGTTTTCCTCCCacaatttatccaattttttacataatatagttaataatGAAAGATGTAACCAAGATGAATATAAAGTAAACTTAGGTGGTAACTCAGAAGGATAattttttggtaaaaaaaCATGAAGTCTTAATGGTGGCAAATAAgagattttaatcttttgctCAGATTCATCTTGTGtagaattcttatatataatatgataatctgctggaagatttataaatatcataaaagtaCATTGATAATGATCATCTTCcttgtgatataaaaattcttctgaattataaatactttccAATGCAATGATCtcatctttttgtttttcgcTATCCAtctataaattagataattaattgtataaaaaataataataagcttgtactgaaaaataaaaaatttatatacaatatacatattaatttcattattaatcaataatatagattttcctatatataatttttaatgttattttcatttcactcttcattgtgaaaaaaaatatattttatatttgacagTTTTAggttaaacaatattaaaacataattaaaattatcattataaattttatgtatattaaattttaattaaaaattagagaacataattaatttatgtattaaaattgaaaataaaacaataaattaaataattatatttaaataataacaatgtttaaaattgttacaCTGTATTACCTCAAtcgtattttaagaaaaatatttgttttaataatgaatttatatattcatttaaaagaaatttttatcaaagtatgaattttatttgataagactaaaatgtcatttttaaaccaaatttttaccattattaaaattgtatataattcataaaaaattttgaacatctaaaaatcaaaagaactatcattaatataaaatactataaaaataataaatattataaaatgaaataatatataaaataaataaaaatattttgttggttttattgttattaaaattttacaaattggagtgaaattttgtaacaattttttctccttctttggTGTACCACCATGTGACCTATGTAGTACcctctaaataatataacgtgtttaatgtatatttgaaaataaaatatatattcattaaattatcatctttttatatatcattttagaaatactaaataaatacTATCTATATTAAAGAACGgcatatataattgattatatttgtaattggcCACGTCAATCATCCGTTTGTTATATGTAATCCgacttgtttaatatttttataagattttaaaaatgttcaatGTAAAATACAATGAAGAtacttggaaatttatttttccaattttgattaatttttttatgtcaattatcatgtattttttaactatacGTTTAAtcccaaaaataaaaaatatgtttattaaagcTAACCTATACGGTattgatatgaataaaaagagtGGTGAAAAAGTGTAAgtgaatttatcaaaaatagcaatttttattatacatcatCTATTCTTCTAGTGGATTAATGTAAGTACaggtaatttatatgtataaattcatttacagGCCTGAAGCCTTAGGTGTTGTTACTGGATGTCTTTTTCTTATAACACTCTTTTTGTTTATTCCTATaccatttacaaaatatattcttaatgatataaattttcctcaTAATGaggtaacaaataatttttataaatagttttttgataaattttttgaaaataaataggatataatgtaacaaatttcaatttcacagTTTATGGAGTTTTTGGCAGGTTTACTTTCAATTTGTTGTATGTTACTATTGGGTTTTGCTGATGATGTTTTGGATCTTCGGTGGCgccataaattattattaccaacTATTGCTTCATTACCACTTTTGATggtgtattatattaattttaattctacatTAATTATTGTGCCAAAACCCTTAAGACCATGGTTTGGTTTCTCAGTAGATCTCTggatattttactatttatatatggGAATGTTAGCAGTATTTTGTACAAAtgccataaatatattagctGGTATAAATGGTTTAGAAGTTGGACAAagcttaataatttcaattagtaTTCTTCTATTTAATCTAATAGAATTATCAGGAGATCTCTGGAAAGCacatcaattttcattatatttcatgcTTCCATATATAGCAACATCTTtgggattattaaaatttaattggtaagttatatataaattaagaaaataaatatatataaataataaaatctttaatttaatctaataataatatgaaggaatataattaaataagaaaaaaataattgttttctttataagttatatgtatataaatcatttaacatttataattcattcaacatattattttagtatataaATTCAGTACAATATTATAGTTTACATTGAGTATTGAGTATGAGTTAATATCACAGTCAGGTGTGACTAATATGTCAATAATAGTCTAACTtagcataaaaattttctactagCCAGTCATACTTCCATGTATTATTAAGTATTGTTTCAGGCGCAAAATAGAGGTCCTGAGATTTAGAGACTCTTAGGAGATTAGTTTTCCCATCTAACCATAATCCACTTCCTATTAGGTCCTCAATGAATGGTACATCGAtagttttttctatttgaatttctttagatttaactttattatgtAAACTGGTTATAATATTCGCGGGTGCCTGACATAAATAACAGTACCACCCTCcataatgatttaaatctCCTATCACTAGACCTAGACTATCTCTT
Proteins encoded in this region:
- the LOC107994128 gene encoding E3 ubiquitin-protein ligase RNF14-like isoform X1 — encoded protein: MYIMDSEKQKDEIIALESIYNSEEFLYHKEDDHYQCTFMIFINLPADYHIIYKNSTQDESEQKIKISYLPPLRLHVFLPKNYPSELPPKFTLYSSWLHLSLLTILCKKLDKLWEENKGQEILFTWVAFLQETLEFLNIQDNLNMSCAYTHYKEALEIAHNIHKNKIDNVDKECNIEDAKNRTMKEVTTKHLNKKMIRKYYDKRAILDFPIGRNPIQALIDYNEKRNQIEFKKNFYTCKICFVDKIGEHCTQFLPCGHIFCKDCITGYLEVRIKDGNVQNIYCPEEKCTSEATPALIKDLVSSELFAKYDSILLNATLDTMGDIVYCPRRSCQYPVSREPNEQMANCPICQYAFCVYCKMVYHGIEPCKVYSAEIHKVIAEYQEASDDKKLQMEQRYGKKQLQTLVENAMSENWIKSNSQKCPKCQAAIEKSDGCNKMVCWRCNTFFCWLCSTILDRKKPYKHFQDMNSKCYNMLYYGMLIQDDNADIHNFPPYPIYELEDEDFFEDIVA
- the LOC107994131 gene encoding UDP-N-acetylglucosamine--dolichyl-phosphate N-acetylglucosaminephosphotransferase — protein: MFNVKYNEDTWKFIFPILINFFMSIIMYFLTIRLIPKIKNMFIKANLYGIDMNKKSGEKVPEALGVVTGCLFLITLFLFIPIPFTKYILNDINFPHNEFMEFLAGLLSICCMLLLGFADDVLDLRWRHKLLLPTIASLPLLMVYYINFNSTLIIVPKPLRPWFGFSVDLWIFYYLYMGMLAVFCTNAINILAGINGLEVGQSLIISISILLFNLIELSGDLWKAHQFSLYFMLPYIATSLGLLKFNWYPAQVFVGDTFCYLSGMTFAVVGIIGHFSKTTLLFFIPQIINFLYSVPQLFHFIPCPRHRLPKYNKKTDKLEISTAVFNKKDISIIGKFIAWIFRKLNIIKWQEDDKGIVTCNNLTLINYVLIKTGPMKEPTLTLILLLIQIISSSLAFLIRYPLASIFYEV
- the LOC107994128 gene encoding E3 ubiquitin-protein ligase RNF14-like isoform X2, whose protein sequence is MDSEKQKDEIIALESIYNSEEFLYHKEDDHYQCTFMIFINLPADYHIIYKNSTQDESEQKIKISYLPPLRLHVFLPKNYPSELPPKFTLYSSWLHLSLLTILCKKLDKLWEENKGQEILFTWVAFLQETLEFLNIQDNLNMSCAYTHYKEALEIAHNIHKNKIDNVDKECNIEDAKNRTMKEVTTKHLNKKMIRKYYDKRAILDFPIGRNPIQALIDYNEKRNQIEFKKNFYTCKICFVDKIGEHCTQFLPCGHIFCKDCITGYLEVRIKDGNVQNIYCPEEKCTSEATPALIKDLVSSELFAKYDSILLNATLDTMGDIVYCPRRSCQYPVSREPNEQMANCPICQYAFCVYCKMVYHGIEPCKVYSAEIHKVIAEYQEASDDKKLQMEQRYGKKQLQTLVENAMSENWIKSNSQKCPKCQAAIEKSDGCNKMVCWRCNTFFCWLCSTILDRKKPYKHFQDMNSKCYNMLYYGMLIQDDNADIHNFPPYPIYELEDEDFFEDIVA
- the LOC107994074 gene encoding tubulin alpha-1 chain-like, producing the protein MRECISVHVGQAGVQIGNACWELYCLEHGIQPDGQMPSDKTIGGGDDSFNTFFSETGAGKHVPRAVFIDLEPTVVDEVRTGTYRQLFHPEQLITGKEDAANNYARGHYTIGKEIVDLVLDRIRKLADQCTGLQGFLIFHSFGGGTGSGFTSLLMERLSVDYGKKSKLEFAIYPAPQVSTAVVEPYNSILTTHTTLEHSDCAFMVDNEAIYDICRRNLDIERPTYTNLNRLIGQIVSSITASLRFDGALNVDLTEFQTNLVPYPRIHFPLVTYAPVISAEKAYHEQLSVSEITNACFEPANQMVKCDPRHGKYMACCMLYRGDVVPKDVNAAIATIKTKRTIQFVDWCPTGFKVGINYQPPTVVPGGDLAKVQRAVCMLSNTTAIAEAWARLDHKFDLMYAKRAFVHWYVGEGMEEGEFSEAREDLAALEKDYEEVGMDSAEGEGEGAEEY